The window TTCTGCTCCGGGAGACGCTTGCTGGCCCAGGGGATggcctcgttggcgtcgtaGCCCGACTGGTCGATCTTGACCCAGACGttgcccttgctgccgtcgaaCTCGCTGCACTTGCCGCCGCAGTCGGCAAGGTAGGTCATGACTATCGCCAAGTAAGCATCTCTCCCACACGGATCAATGGCCATTGTTATCATCTAAACGTACTAGGGCCGGGGTGGTCGCTCTTCCACTCAGTCCACATAAACTTGACGTTGCTGCCGGCCGGGACGCTAGCCGTCTCGGTAGAAGGCACATTGTTCTTGTCGGAGGCGATGTTGCAGGTGATGGCGTCGGTCTGTTGGTCGAACGAGTTAGAGCGGGATTCGAGCAGGCGACTGTATGGGAAGGAGGAAGCCTAAAGTCTTGTCTTACCGTGAAGAGTCCATCAGTCACCGGGCCATTGTCCCTGAACTTGCGGGTGATCTTGTTGACCTTCTTGGACGCGTCCTTATAGGGGTTCCAGGTGCTGACGAGGTTCTCGCCGAGCAAGATCTGTTGGACATAGCCGTGGGCAGAGGCCGTCGCGGCCAGCGCGGAGACAACGGAGACGGAGGTGAACTTCATGTTGAGAAAATAGCACCACAGGAACTGAAGAAACGAATGAAAGGGTTGGAAGAAAAGAATGACCGTACTGCAGACAGAATCACAGATTGAAGCGTCAACGCACCGCCCACCTCTACATATATAtcctctcggcggcgtcggatTTGGTTCCCTGGTTAGTGGACTCTGCTCCGAAGGCTTGGCGCGTTGCAGTGAGCTTTATCTGCCCCCTTCATCACCGTCCAACGGTCAGTTGCAAACGCCCTTCAGTCCACTCCGGCCGCAGGGAGCCCACGATAAAGGCTTTCTCTGATTGGACTCGTCTTGGCACCCACGAGCATTGACGAGGACAGCCTCCGGTGCGTCTGCGTGGAATAAACAACGAGCCCGTCGGCAGTGCTTCCGGACACGGGACTAATTGGTGGGAATTCTGCCCAAACGGGGCCATCCCCCAACGGTGCGAGGTTGGCTTTCTGCAGATCGTCCAGAATGCCAAGCAGGGGAAAGACTGAGATTGGCTCTCGATAGAGATGACGGTGTGAGCTTGATTGCTCAAAGTGCTGTCGATAGTCTCGATGTGGCTTAGGCGAGTTTTAGACTTATTGAGGGGCATGTGGATTCTTGGCAAAGCTGTGTCCGTGTCCGCTTCAGGTTGGCGGATCATCTAGATTGCCCCAGGGGGTTCATGGGGAATACAGAAACTGAAGAGTCTTGTGCTTTCGTCCAAAAAAGCTCTCGTCAGTCTTTTATATCGAGGTCGAATTCCAGATGCGTGATTGCTTCAAGCCATTCGGGTTATGTTTGTTACTGAGTATCAGTCTAAGCACGTTGGCAAGCGACTTCGCTACATTGCATACCATCAAGTGTAAAGAAGAAGCCACCGTGAAAAACTCCAAGAAACCCGTCGACTGGAAAACTTGGGAATGAAATCGCTCGATGCAAACGTTCTTTGTCCCTCAGGCACACTGACACTCAACACTATCTGCGTTTACAAAACAGCCAATTCAACAACCATCGCATTATCCTTCCAGACCTTTTGAAAAACTTCTAACCCGGCTGTATGGGTACGTGCTAGCCACATGATGAGATCCAGCATTAGAGGATGCAATTCCAACCAAATTAAAGAAGTAAGTTGTTCTCTGAATCAAGTTTCTTTCCCTGGACTCCTACGCCGCGTCTACTCCATTCAACGGATCCCATTCCACCCCCATAGCCTCTATCTCTTCATCTGAGCTCCAAGTTGAAAAGACACATTTTCCATCTGCAATCCGATCCCTTGAAATCTCCGTCTTCCCCTCATGTTCAATCTTGAAATACCGGAATTCGTTCAGCACAGCCATATCAGCGCCTCTTGAGACCAATATGCCCAGCGTATCAAGTAGGGCTTGACTCAAAGCGGCGACCTCCCCAGCCTCTCGGCCAAGATTGGTAGGAAGTCGTGTGTTCTGGGCAATGCAATCGACCACTCTTATGATCACGGTGGAGGCGTTCTTGTTTCTGTGGTTGACGTCGGCCCCGCGGTCAAGCAAGAAGTTGACAACCCCCCCGTGGCCTTTCAATGCGGCGGCAAATAGGGCagtctctccctccccgtcGACCGCGTTTACATCTTGCCCCCTCTCAACAAGCAGCTTCCCAGTATCCAGGAAGCCgttcgacgccgcccagaaAAGAGCGGTGCCACCATTCTCGGTTCGCGAGTTCAGATCAGCGCCACGGGTTGCGAGAAGGTTCACGACGTCCCGGTGGCCAGAGTCCATCGCCAAGAACATCGCCGAACGTCCGTTCTTGTCCACAGCAAGGATGTCCGCGCCCCGCTCGAGCAACAGCCTTACAGCATCTAGCTGGCCGTGTTCTGATGCAGACAGCAGAACCGCACACCCGGCGTTGCTCGAACATCTGTTGACGTTCGCCCCACGGTCAAGCAGCATTCGGATGCAGTCTAGTCGTCCAGAcatggcggcccagctcAACGCTTTGGGAAGCTGCTTGACGGTGATGGCCCCGTTGAAGCTGGCATTATGTTCCAACAGAATCAGAGCAACTTTGTCCATATCCTTCGTCCGTTTCTTGTTCAACACCGAAGTCAGGGGCTGGGACCCTTCTTCGTCCATGGCATGGACATTAGCCCCCTTCGTCAGCAAGGCCCTAACGATCTGCGGGTTCCCACGCCGAGCAGCCCAGAACAGCGCAGTCCATCCTTTTCGCAAGACTGCGTTCACATTTGCGCCCCGTGCCAGCAACAGCTCGACAGCGGCAAGGTTGCCCGCATGTGCGGCGTAAGATAGGGCGTTCATTTTGAAGTTGTCCACGGCATCGAGTTCGAGTCCCGCAGAATGCGGCGACTCTGGATGCTCGGCTACGAAGTCCAACAAGAACTTCACTGCCGAATCACCATGCTGCGCATAACGCGCGGCAAACTGGACTAGGTTTATGCCGTAGGGTCCTCTCCACGGGGTTGTTGAAGCAGACAAAAGAACTCGTAGGCTCTTAAGCCGATTGTAGGTGATGGCACTTGCAAGAGCGTTCCACTCGGGCTCTTGGAACGGATCGAGATTGGCACCGCCGTTGATGAGCGTCTGCACGATGTCCGGCCTGTCGGACACGATGAGACAGCCAGTCAAAACCGTAAAGCTCCGGCTATTCTTTACAGCGGCGGTTTTTGAGTTGGGATCTGCCCCCAGCTTGAGAAGTAGCTCAATCATAGAAGGTTTAGAGAACGGCAAGAGGACGCAACAGTGTAGTGGCTCAACCTTTTTCGAATCTTCAGTCGGAAGAGGTTTGACCAGGGCGGCACCGCTCTGGAATAGGAGCCGAACAGCCGCTTCGTGGCCCTCGGAAGCCGCCAGGCATAAGGCGGTGAATCCCAACTCGTCCTCAATGTCGATTGGAACATTCTCGGATTCCAACAAAATTTTGAGGGTGTCTGTATCGTTCCTTAGGGCAGCGATGTGAAGCGGTGTTGTTGTGCCTTCGACGTAGTCTGTTCGAACCCAGCGAGGCATTTGTGCCAAAGCTACTTCAAGTGTCTCTCGCGACTCGCCGGCCATCTTGGGAGTGCGTTTGCCGCCTAGGAACAGAGCTCTGGTGGTTTCCCGTGGCGGCTGCTTCTTCGGCCAGAACAAAAGGGGTAAATTTCTTTCACCGTCCTCTACACTCTCTGTAGAAGAGTCGCAATCGCTGGCGTCCCTGGCCTCCTCTTGTCCCGCTTCGCTTCGACGATTGAGCTGCCGAGACTTCGAATCGAAGTACGGAATCAACTGATACTTACGATCAGTCCACTTCTTCGCTGCCTTGGGTCGTCCGTCTCCCGCCAACCGAGCAGCAGATGGTAGTGGCTCTGGCCAGCTCCCGATAATGGCCTCTCCGCGGTTGAAGAGAATAGTCGACCCTAGTGGCTGTCGATCCAGAACTTCAAGTTGGACCGCCCACCTTCGATCCCAGTAAAACGTACTTGAACGAGCTCCAGCTGCAACAAGTAGGTCAACAACCTCGCTGAGAGACTCGTGCCATTTGATGACTTCGAGGCGACCGGCCGCCTGAATCACTGCAGGAACGTCGCCGCTCCTCAGCCTCGTCCATACCAATTCCAATaccgtcatcgtcggtgTTAGATCCCGTTTGGCCCATCCTGGATTCTCAGATACGGCGTTTACGTCAAAATTATGCTGAAGGAGTAACCGCACAATGTCAACGTGACCATTCCAGGCCGCGTGGTGGAGTATAAGCTCCTGACAAGGCGTACACATTTCGGTCTGCATCCTTTCCGAGAACGTTTCCAACCCCAGTAGAAACGCTACCAGCTTCGCCTGTGACAACTGTGCGGTTCTCGTAGTCGGCCTGGGACGGTCGACGATATTGTGCCAAACAGGCCAGTCCCAGCTTTCGGCGGAGGCCCCGTAATAGTGTACACCACCACGATTCGCCAACCATTGCAGACCCTCAAAGGGGATCCCTAAGTAAGGTGATTGTATCAGGATGAGGTCGGAAAATATCGAGCGGCCGGTGCTGGGGTGCCGGCTTAGTAGGTCGGCGAGCTGTTCCTCGGAGCAGTGCTGGGAAAGCATGTCTACGGCCACCACATCTCGCCGCAACATGGCCAAGTGCAGAGTTGTATGGCCTCTGGCGTCCGTAGTCATGATATCTGCACCGTGTTTTAGCAGAGCGGAAAGGAAATCTCTCTTTTCCGGGACccggtcggcggcgaagtgCACAAGTTTGCCACCATCGCCACCTTCTGTGGTGCGGATGAAGTTCTGGGTCAAGAGGTACGTGAAGCAGTTCATGGCTCCCAACTCTATGCACAGTCGGCCCAGCTGGAATGAAGTAGTTCTTAGATGTCTAAAGAGCTTCGATGGTCCTAGATGACCAACGATCAGCCGTAAGCTATCCGTTTCGTCATGGAAGATGGCTTTCTCGACGGTTGTGCGCTCTGGTTCTGCTCCACTCTCCAGAAGCAACCGCTCAGTCTCCTTCTTCGCTGATGCAAAG is drawn from Colletotrichum destructivum chromosome 6, complete sequence and contains these coding sequences:
- a CDS encoding Putative serine/threonine-protein kinase, active, yielding MERSGRLFSECASEIWTTDELSTSTVSPNVVLQSTATSEFEHNHYDALDVVEASEAYQVPSVTITHIGVPDESMGTMQFALGNGLSSQVVQHVTSEETARILPANTVLAVKIFIARPVFGSSSAARESRSDVYATIVREIKVIGHPLLRGHENIAQLRFIAWSEKQPFPMLAMELGNYGTLDHIICSRGSDSSLSSRQKQHITLNIAVGLRAIHQVGFIHGDLKPENIIVMNHANPKRGVIAKLLDFGGSSDDTQSGPAHVTPLWCAPEVESGRKDVDWAKCDIYSYGLVVASLWGRDASDQLYSVEGLNNQLQASVLSRFTGNTPTTSETDLMTRVRRMQSSDWRDTNSLVSVLRNQLVTKLPSNDLDVPHLVGIILSTLHANSNMRPTAPELVDMFQPSFNRLRRNIPRDKLVEDEEYEEEVEEEEDEEGKKEEKEDEVRSGFKKKANQVRGLRSKYSVFADSEQIDSISEEDHEEKDSRIDIGNRTSGDHIIQGSSLLTHTLPRVLAWLYSGAARKKKRRRHTYRLQRPKNPDGSRSRAENGLAVKHMQPTGEEVGKKEEPIKGVTGAEEPEVDRASDGNLDKSVVKETAHEKVAAFDKVDIWDIGVHVSSWWTNKSRYYLSFIYRQHVAALDDIPDPVEYVRALNIEDVTISIPKDQSSMDFLCELRRKTTRWMSKVFPEVTSGSIPIRYQRRGVHAFYLAMSNIIGLAAPRNQTLGAAWMAVAAIQGHDKAMSLCPHMIPGNKLEPWAPSRLFLCLDALGGLRGAVDRLARRWPDHWAMIQQLRRQRSHLCQQDGFYFKSDCRRAVLQRYEDAATVEELEEGQFTTFTGALMAGTVSDVRSLLEGVIQNTSHPQDASDMVPILLNWLPFSGLPDHEASELVPLAYEAGAQLDIRGEIQTTHLGIKHANMSPISGSILKGRPLVALAIIALHEKLDEPIEDFQASLYFASSFLFHEIVRRMLQLHREKPWLCFEGSRRWKRKTKTLSSILRFSMLKRGGHQIVEAERFAIHGESFASAKKETERLLLESGAEPERTTVEKAIFHDETDSLRLIVGHLGPSKLFRHLRTTSFQLGRLCIELGAMNCFTYLLTQNFIRTTEGGDGGKLVHFAADRVPEKRDFLSALLKHGADIMTTDARGHTTLHLAMLRRDVVAVDMLSQHCSEEQLADLLSRHPSTGRSIFSDLILIQSPYLGIPFEGLQWLANRGGVHYYGASAESWDWPVWHNIVDRPRPTTRTAQLSQAKLVAFLLGLETFSERMQTEMCTPCQELILHHAAWNGHVDIVRLLLQHNFDVNAVSENPGWAKRDLTPTMTVLELVWTRLRSGDVPAVIQAAGRLEVIKWHESLSEVVDLLVAAGARSSTFYWDRRWAVQLEVLDRQPLGSTILFNRGEAIIGSWPEPLPSAARLAGDGRPKAAKKWTDRKYQLIPYFDSKSRQLNRRSEAGQEEARDASDCDSSTESVEDGERNLPLLFWPKKQPPRETTRALFLGGKRTPKMAGESRETLEVALAQMPRWVRTDYVEGTTTPLHIAALRNDTDTLKILLESENVPIDIEDELGFTALCLAASEGHEAAVRLLFQSGAALVKPLPTEDSKKVEPLHCCVLLPFSKPSMIELLLKLGADPNSKTAAVKNSRSFTVLTGCLIVSDRPDIVQTLINGGANLDPFQEPEWNALASAITYNRLKSLRVLLSASTTPWRGPYGINLVQFAARYAQHGDSAVKFLLDFVAEHPESPHSAGLELDAVDNFKMNALSYAAHAGNLAAVELLLARGANVNAVLRKGWTALFWAARRGNPQIVRALLTKGANVHAMDEEGSQPLTSVLNKKRTKDMDKVALILLEHNASFNGAITVKQLPKALSWAAMSGRLDCIRMLLDRGANVNRCSSNAGCAVLLSASEHGQLDAVRLLLERGADILAVDKNGRSAMFLAMDSGHRDVVNLLATRGADLNSRTENGGTALFWAASNGFLDTGKLLVERGQDVNAVDGEGETALFAAALKGHGGVVNFLLDRGADVNHRNKNASTVIIRVVDCIAQNTRLPTNLGREAGEVAALSQALLDTLGILVSRGADMAVLNEFRYFKIEHEGKTEISRDRIADGKCVFSTWSSDEEIEAMGVEWDPLNGVDAA
- a CDS encoding Putative auxiliary Activity family 9 — protein: MKFTSVSVVSALAATASAHGYVQQILLGENLVSTWNPYKDASKKVNKITRKFRDNGPVTDGLFTTDAITCNIASDKNNVPSTETASVPAGSNVKFMWTEWKSDHPGPIMTYLADCGGKCSEFDGSKGNVWVKIDQSGYDANEAIPWASKRLPEQNSTYTIKLPATIAPGEYILRHEILGLQRTNKDGNLAQFYPGCHQITVTGGGATKLPEGIALPGAYKADDTESIFLDYRKVTSYTPPGGPVWGDDGWAQ